From one Bacteroides eggerthii genomic stretch:
- a CDS encoding UDP-2,3-diacylglucosamine diphosphatase, with amino-acid sequence MKNVYFLSDAHLGSRAIEHGRTQERRLVNFLDSIKHKASAVYLLGDMFDFWYEFRTVVPKGYTRFLGKLSELTDMGVEVHFFTGNHDIWCGDYLTKECGVTIHREPLTTEIYGKEFYLAHGDGLGDPDKKFKLLRAMFHSRSLQTLFSALHPRWSVELGLTWAKHSRLKRIDGKEPDYMGENEEHLVLYTKDYLKSHPNINFFIYGHRHIELDLMLSTTARVLILGDWINYFSYAVFDGENLFLEEFIEGETKL; translated from the coding sequence ATGAAGAACGTATATTTCCTATCAGACGCACACCTGGGTTCACGAGCCATCGAACATGGACGTACACAGGAGAGACGGTTAGTCAACTTTCTCGACAGTATCAAGCACAAGGCATCCGCCGTATATCTGCTGGGAGACATGTTCGACTTCTGGTACGAGTTCCGCACCGTCGTGCCCAAAGGCTACACCCGCTTTCTCGGCAAACTGTCCGAACTGACGGACATGGGCGTGGAAGTGCACTTCTTTACCGGCAACCACGACATCTGGTGCGGGGATTACCTGACCAAGGAATGCGGAGTAACCATTCACCGCGAACCCCTTACTACGGAAATCTACGGAAAAGAGTTCTATCTTGCCCATGGCGACGGACTGGGCGATCCGGATAAAAAGTTCAAATTGCTGCGAGCCATGTTCCACAGCCGCAGCCTCCAGACATTATTCTCCGCCCTTCATCCCCGCTGGAGCGTAGAACTTGGACTGACGTGGGCCAAGCATAGCCGCCTGAAAAGAATAGACGGAAAAGAACCCGACTACATGGGCGAAAACGAAGAGCATCTGGTGCTGTACACCAAAGACTACCTGAAAAGCCACCCGAATATCAACTTCTTCATCTATGGACACCGCCACATTGAGCTGGACCTGATGTTGAGCACCACTGCCCGCGTACTGATTCTCGGCGACTGGATAAATTACTTCTCGTATGCCGTATTTGACGGAGAAAACCTCTTCCTGGAAGAGTTTATTGAAGGAGAAACGAAGCTATAA
- a CDS encoding RagB/SusD family nutrient uptake outer membrane protein, protein MKKIYLYAMALGLMFASCEDFLTEYPKNKITPDDFFKTEREISLYANSFYEKDMPGVGVATGDGVSDIMEVVSVSSYLSSGYGPDNQGGWSWSDLRNINYFIDRLKQSPVSDDIKNKYMGLAKFWRAKFYFEKVKTFGGVPYYDYCLEPDDEALYKPRDSREFVMDKVLNDLNEAVKYLTDKKDETCTTVTRYVALAMKARVCLHEGTFRKYHTEMNLPDADKWIREAASAAEELINSKQYKLLNTGEAEKDYRKLFTAENRTGVRSILDETIWAQVYDAEFRRWHDVTWKYNSATAGSRWSLTRSFVNTYLMRDGSRFTDKAGYETMTFPQEVKDRDCRLKQTIRTPGYKRISKDKEITVLPDFTITLSGYHMMKWSLDDTFYDGQAEATNAMPIFRYAEILLIYAEAKAELGEFTSDTWNKTIKLLRERAGVNGKEPETADSYMQETYYPDIADKYLLEIRRERAIELIAEDRRYDDLMRWKAADLFAANRTKWEGIYIPKVNEGYDLDGDGKNDVCFYKGTKPGISGVKFVQLGGNLTLSGEKSGYLVWGEAFQREWDDKKYLRPIPRNVRVINPALEQNPGWEEN, encoded by the coding sequence ATGAAAAAAATATATTTATATGCAATGGCATTGGGACTGATGTTCGCGTCATGCGAGGATTTCTTGACCGAATATCCCAAAAATAAGATAACGCCTGATGATTTCTTTAAGACAGAGCGCGAGATAAGTCTTTATGCAAATTCTTTTTATGAAAAAGATATGCCGGGAGTCGGCGTGGCTACCGGAGACGGTGTGTCCGATATTATGGAGGTGGTTTCGGTCAGTTCGTATCTGAGCTCGGGTTATGGACCTGACAATCAAGGCGGATGGAGCTGGAGTGACTTACGGAATATCAACTATTTCATTGACCGCCTGAAGCAATCGCCGGTAAGTGACGATATCAAGAACAAATATATGGGATTGGCTAAGTTCTGGCGTGCCAAATTCTATTTCGAGAAAGTGAAAACTTTCGGTGGAGTTCCTTATTACGACTATTGCCTGGAACCTGACGATGAGGCACTGTATAAACCTCGTGACTCAAGAGAGTTCGTAATGGACAAGGTCTTGAATGACCTGAATGAAGCTGTAAAATACCTCACTGACAAAAAAGATGAGACTTGTACAACAGTCACCCGATACGTAGCATTGGCAATGAAGGCGCGCGTATGCTTACATGAAGGTACATTCCGTAAATATCATACGGAAATGAATTTGCCGGATGCGGACAAATGGATCAGGGAGGCGGCTTCGGCTGCAGAGGAGTTGATAAATTCCAAGCAATACAAACTGTTGAATACCGGTGAGGCTGAAAAGGATTACCGCAAATTGTTTACGGCGGAGAACAGAACAGGTGTACGCTCCATTTTGGATGAGACTATTTGGGCACAGGTGTATGATGCCGAATTTCGTCGTTGGCATGATGTGACATGGAAGTACAATTCCGCTACGGCAGGTTCCCGCTGGTCGTTGACCCGTTCATTCGTTAACACTTATTTGATGAGGGACGGTAGCCGTTTTACGGACAAAGCCGGTTATGAGACGATGACTTTCCCACAGGAAGTGAAAGATCGTGATTGCCGTTTGAAGCAGACGATCCGTACTCCGGGTTACAAGCGTATAAGTAAAGATAAGGAAATAACGGTTTTGCCGGATTTCACTATTACATTGAGCGGCTATCACATGATGAAATGGTCTTTGGACGATACATTCTATGATGGTCAGGCGGAAGCCACAAACGCAATGCCTATATTCCGGTATGCCGAAATCTTGCTGATTTATGCAGAAGCTAAAGCCGAACTCGGCGAGTTCACTTCGGATACATGGAACAAAACGATCAAACTGCTGCGTGAACGGGCCGGTGTCAACGGTAAGGAACCTGAAACTGCGGATTCTTATATGCAGGAAACCTACTATCCGGATATAGCGGACAAATATTTGTTGGAAATCAGACGCGAACGCGCCATTGAGCTGATAGCAGAGGACCGTCGTTATGATGACCTGATGCGCTGGAAAGCGGCAGACCTGTTTGCTGCAAACAGAACGAAGTGGGAAGGTATTTACATTCCGAAAGTGAATGAAGGCTACGATTTGGACGGTGACGGAAAGAATGACGTATGTTTTTATAAAGGCACTAAGCCCGGTATTTCAGGAGTCAAGTTCGTGCAGCTTGGCGGTAACCTCACCCTTTCGGGCGAAAAAAGTGGCTATTTGGTTTGGGGAGAAGCTTTCCAACGGGAATGGGATGATAAGAAATATCTTCGCCCTATACCGAGAAATGTCAGGGTTATAAATCCGGCTTTGGAGCAGAATCCGGGTTGGGAAGAGAACTAA
- a CDS encoding alpha-amylase family glycosyl hydrolase produces the protein MKIVEIMKWIILVSLFLVGGMVKAQHLPQWLEKAVVYQIYPASFKDSDGDGIGDLKGIESQLDYIKSIGVNTIWISPVFSSEFFDGGYDVTDFYSVDKRYGTNSQLVSLVQKVHEKGMKIFMDLVAGHTSDKHPWFLQSKQADKNLQYSDYFIWTPTKAEKPKQFVATDCERDGNYMENFFDCQPALNYGYANPNPEHPWEQSVDAPGPQAVRRELKNIISFWMDKGMDGFRVDMAYSLIKNDPKHIETSRLWKGVSTWFKEKYPEGAFIAEWGEPTNSIGGGFHIDFLFHIGRKGYTSLFFNKKKTEDINCYFGLEGAGQVKQFVEMYQKEYGETKGKGYISLPTSNHDIWRLACGKRTDLKQLKVAMTFLLTMPGVPCIYYGDEIGMKYIEGLPDVEGSVLASRNRAGSRTPMQWDGSVNLGFSTAPAEKLYIPVDPAEDAPTVEQQQADENSLLNYVRDVLKLRDSSKALGNTGDWRMISNVEQPYPLIYLREADGERYCVAVNPSAKKVTAKFPTFNSGKWEMVLGDKKQAKYKGGTTEDCIKMAPVSAVIFKINE, from the coding sequence ATGAAAATAGTGGAAATTATGAAATGGATTATACTTGTTAGCCTGTTCCTCGTTGGCGGAATGGTGAAAGCTCAACATCTTCCGCAATGGTTGGAAAAGGCGGTGGTTTATCAAATCTATCCGGCCTCTTTCAAAGATAGTGATGGTGACGGTATCGGTGATTTGAAAGGAATTGAATCGCAATTGGACTATATCAAGTCCATTGGAGTGAACACGATTTGGATTAGTCCGGTGTTTTCCTCCGAGTTCTTTGATGGTGGGTATGATGTGACAGATTTCTATTCTGTGGACAAGCGTTATGGAACAAATTCCCAGTTGGTGAGTCTTGTTCAGAAAGTACATGAAAAAGGAATGAAAATTTTTATGGATCTTGTGGCAGGACATACCTCGGACAAGCATCCCTGGTTTTTGCAATCAAAGCAGGCTGATAAGAACTTGCAATATAGCGATTATTTCATCTGGACACCTACCAAAGCGGAAAAACCGAAACAGTTTGTTGCCACAGACTGTGAACGTGACGGCAATTACATGGAGAATTTTTTTGATTGCCAGCCAGCACTGAACTATGGGTATGCCAATCCCAATCCGGAGCATCCTTGGGAACAGTCGGTGGACGCTCCCGGCCCGCAAGCGGTTCGGCGTGAATTGAAGAATATTATTTCTTTTTGGATGGATAAAGGTATGGACGGCTTTCGGGTGGATATGGCATACAGCCTGATAAAGAATGATCCGAAGCACATCGAGACAAGCCGTTTATGGAAAGGCGTTAGCACTTGGTTCAAAGAAAAATATCCGGAGGGAGCTTTTATTGCCGAATGGGGAGAACCGACCAATTCTATTGGCGGCGGATTTCATATCGATTTTCTGTTCCATATCGGACGGAAAGGGTATACTTCTCTCTTCTTCAACAAGAAAAAAACGGAAGATATCAATTGCTATTTCGGGTTGGAAGGAGCAGGACAGGTTAAGCAGTTTGTAGAGATGTACCAGAAAGAATATGGAGAAACGAAAGGAAAAGGCTATATCTCCTTGCCGACTTCCAACCATGATATATGGCGTCTGGCTTGCGGAAAACGTACGGACTTGAAACAGTTGAAAGTAGCAATGACTTTCTTGCTGACTATGCCGGGAGTTCCTTGCATCTATTATGGTGATGAAATAGGAATGAAGTATATTGAAGGACTTCCCGACGTGGAGGGTAGCGTGCTTGCTTCGCGGAATCGTGCCGGAAGCCGTACGCCTATGCAGTGGGACGGTTCTGTCAACTTGGGCTTTTCTACTGCTCCCGCAGAAAAGTTGTATATCCCGGTTGACCCGGCAGAGGATGCCCCCACTGTGGAACAACAGCAAGCAGATGAGAACTCTTTGTTGAACTATGTACGTGACGTATTGAAATTGCGTGATTCTTCCAAGGCTTTAGGGAATACAGGAGACTGGAGAATGATCAGTAACGTGGAGCAGCCTTATCCTTTGATCTATTTGCGTGAAGCGGATGGAGAACGTTATTGTGTGGCTGTAAACCCAAGCGCGAAGAAAGTGACGGCGAAGTTTCCGACATTCAACTCCGGAAAGTGGGAAATGGTGTTGGGCGATAAAAAGCAGGCGAAGTATAAAGGCGGTACAACAGAGGACTGCATAAAGATGGCACCCGTATCTGCTGTGATTTTCAAGATTAACGAATAA
- a CDS encoding alkaline phosphatase codes for MKQVIRRHVAVLLVIFLVSTVWAQQAKYVFYFIGDGMGVNQVNGAEMYLAEQEGRIGVKPLLFTTFPAGTMATTFSATNSVTDSSAAGTALATGEKTYNGAVSMDDDKNVLSTVAERAKKAGRKVGIATSVSVDHATPAAFYAHQPNRSRYYEIALDLPKAGFDFYAGSGFLKPTTTADKKEAPNVFPIIEEAGYTIARGLDEYKEKAADAKKMILIQKEGAEPSCLPYAIDHEEGDLTLPEITESAVTFLSKGNKKGFFLMVEGGKIDWACHSNDPVTVFEEVIDLDNAVRVAYEFYKKHPKETLIVVTADHETGGMGLGIGKYELHLKSLLNQKQSQDLLSKAITDLRKDKAGKASWNEIKDLLTEKMGFWKELPLTWEQEKMLRDEYEQSFVKNKVVFEESLYARTEPLAAAARKVMSQIAMVGWTSSSHTAGYVPVFAIGAGADLFTGKMDNTEIPKRIAKAAGYK; via the coding sequence ATGAAACAGGTTATAAGAAGACATGTAGCTGTACTGCTGGTCATATTTCTGGTAAGTACAGTTTGGGCGCAACAGGCAAAGTATGTATTTTATTTCATTGGAGATGGAATGGGGGTAAACCAAGTGAATGGTGCTGAGATGTATCTGGCTGAACAGGAAGGGCGTATTGGAGTAAAGCCGCTTTTGTTCACCACATTTCCGGCGGGTACGATGGCAACGACCTTTTCCGCTACCAATTCGGTGACCGATTCTTCTGCGGCGGGTACGGCACTTGCCACCGGAGAGAAAACCTATAACGGTGCTGTCAGTATGGATGATGACAAAAACGTCCTGAGCACCGTTGCCGAAAGAGCGAAGAAAGCCGGCCGGAAAGTGGGCATCGCTACCAGTGTCAGTGTGGACCATGCTACTCCTGCGGCGTTCTATGCCCATCAGCCCAATCGTAGCAGGTATTATGAGATTGCACTTGATTTACCGAAAGCCGGTTTCGACTTCTATGCGGGCAGCGGCTTCCTGAAGCCCACCACGACTGCCGATAAGAAAGAGGCTCCGAACGTTTTTCCTATTATAGAAGAAGCGGGCTACACTATTGCGAGGGGACTGGATGAATACAAGGAAAAAGCTGCGGATGCAAAGAAAATGATACTTATCCAGAAAGAGGGCGCCGAACCCTCCTGCTTGCCTTATGCCATAGACCACGAAGAGGGGGATTTGACTTTGCCTGAGATAACGGAAAGCGCGGTTACCTTTTTGTCTAAAGGAAACAAAAAAGGTTTCTTCCTCATGGTGGAAGGCGGCAAGATAGACTGGGCGTGCCATAGCAACGATCCGGTTACCGTTTTTGAAGAGGTCATCGATTTGGACAATGCGGTGAGGGTTGCTTATGAGTTCTACAAAAAGCATCCGAAGGAAACCCTGATTGTTGTAACTGCCGACCATGAGACCGGTGGCATGGGATTGGGCATCGGGAAATATGAACTGCATCTGAAATCTTTGCTGAATCAGAAGCAATCCCAAGACCTTCTTTCCAAAGCGATTACCGATTTGCGGAAAGATAAGGCCGGAAAAGCTTCATGGAATGAGATAAAGGATTTGCTTACAGAGAAAATGGGCTTTTGGAAAGAACTGCCTTTGACTTGGGAGCAGGAGAAAATGCTTCGTGATGAATATGAACAGTCGTTTGTGAAAAACAAAGTAGTTTTTGAGGAGAGTCTTTATGCAAGGACCGAACCTTTGGCTGCTGCTGCCAGAAAGGTTATGAGCCAGATAGCAATGGTGGGGTGGACCAGTTCCAGTCATACGGCGGGGTATGTGCCTGTGTTTGCGATAGGCGCAGGAGCCGACTTGTTTACCGGCAAGATGGATAATACGGAAATTCCGAAACGTATTGCGAAAGCAGCAGGATATAAGTAA
- a CDS encoding SusC/RagA family TonB-linked outer membrane protein — protein sequence MKTINVNKTCRIAVFSLACCLAAPSWADDLNRDELDVRYESQAVMQKELVKGCVRDQNGEPLIGVTVRVQGTSQGTITDIDGNYSLALPSKQTKLEFSFIGYNTVVLTPGSRKSLDVTLKEDVKALDEVVVVGYGTMKKRDLVGAVDHINSEALEGRSTPSLTRSLQGQIPNLNISMRDGKPDRGASYNIRGTTSIGAGGEALILIDGVEGDPNSVNPQDIESVSVLKDASSAAVYGARGTFGVVLITTKNAQKGGVKVNYNGSFSFSQRTVEPDLVTNGLQWTDDFVEAFVNNKGTMPTSINNIFPYTPEWHEELRRHDANPDLPKVQINENTGQYEYFGNTDWDKLLYKDVTAGTDHSMSITGGNDIANFYVSGRFFSQDGIYRANTDDYQRGNFRAKGSIKIKPWLSIDNNFDMMHKTYHYPLISYDQTLNIQRNMEQQGFPMAVMYNPDGSLTYSAVYCAVGDFYNESSYQDQTTLQYKNTFGVNITPIKDVLKFRGDFTYVNTAYKRNRVLNYVPYSTGPEQFAEKGKSIMMDNKDETRYMAANLNGTWTPKLGKNHALSVMGGWNLETSNKDTFYSERDGFLFPDRPNYDLMDGLNYKLEQGDKNWSYVGVFYRLNYGYKGRYLIETSGRYDGSSKFPVNEMWGFFPSASAAWRISEEKFMEGTRSWLDNLKLRFSVGTLGNGNVDPYKFLPTMSIDKTGVIVGDGQVNYTSYPGLIPNNLTWEKVTTYDVGVDVDMFKNRLTIGFDWYRRNTTDMYTVGPTLPEVLGTTQPKGNYADLKTKGWELTLSWRDNFKLAGSDFHYGVKFMLWDSQSWITKYNNATGKLSDYYEGYRIGDIWGYNIEGLFTSYDEIANHADQDYMKISDSKIWQPGDLKFADLNGDGKIDKGAQTLSDHGDLVIVGNEEERYHYGFNLNVGWKGIGISAFFQGVGKRDWYPGQETGFFWGKYNRPYGYSLKMHENRWTEENPNPNAYWPRLVGYSSENGGRPMGTPNNRYMQDASYLRLKALTVDYSLPQAWVSKLGLTGLKIYFTGENLFTFSNVCENFDPEVIKGGDVDLKDRKGEEQGYSYPMLKTYTVGLNVSF from the coding sequence ATGAAAACAATAAATGTGAATAAAACTTGCCGTATAGCGGTATTCTCATTGGCGTGCTGCCTGGCTGCACCTTCATGGGCCGATGATTTGAATCGGGATGAATTGGATGTCCGTTATGAATCACAAGCTGTGATGCAAAAAGAATTGGTAAAGGGGTGTGTGCGCGATCAGAATGGGGAACCGTTGATTGGCGTAACTGTAAGGGTACAGGGGACTTCACAAGGTACCATTACCGATATTGACGGAAATTATAGTCTGGCTTTGCCAAGCAAACAGACCAAACTGGAATTCTCTTTTATAGGTTATAATACAGTGGTACTTACACCGGGCAGCCGGAAGTCTTTGGATGTTACTCTTAAAGAGGATGTCAAGGCTTTGGATGAAGTGGTGGTTGTGGGATATGGCACTATGAAGAAACGAGACTTGGTAGGTGCGGTAGACCATATTAATTCTGAAGCATTGGAAGGACGTTCAACTCCATCATTGACACGTAGCTTGCAAGGGCAGATTCCGAACCTGAACATATCCATGCGTGACGGTAAGCCCGACCGCGGAGCGTCTTATAATATTCGCGGTACAACCTCTATTGGTGCAGGTGGAGAAGCCCTGATTTTAATAGACGGTGTGGAAGGTGACCCGAATTCAGTAAATCCGCAAGATATAGAGAGCGTTTCTGTTCTGAAAGATGCCTCTTCGGCTGCAGTATATGGTGCTCGCGGTACTTTTGGTGTGGTATTGATCACCACCAAGAATGCGCAGAAAGGTGGCGTGAAAGTGAATTATAATGGTAGTTTCTCTTTCAGCCAGCGTACAGTGGAGCCTGATTTGGTGACAAACGGATTGCAGTGGACAGACGACTTTGTAGAAGCCTTTGTAAACAATAAAGGAACTATGCCTACTTCTATCAATAATATATTTCCTTATACACCGGAGTGGCACGAAGAATTGCGTCGCCACGATGCGAATCCTGACCTGCCCAAAGTGCAGATAAACGAGAATACCGGACAGTATGAGTACTTTGGAAATACGGATTGGGACAAACTTCTCTATAAAGACGTGACAGCCGGGACAGACCACTCAATGAGTATCACAGGTGGAAATGATATAGCCAACTTCTATGTGTCGGGCCGTTTTTTCTCACAGGATGGTATCTACCGTGCCAATACAGATGATTACCAGCGTGGAAACTTTCGTGCGAAAGGCTCTATAAAAATCAAGCCTTGGCTGAGCATCGATAATAACTTTGATATGATGCACAAGACGTATCATTATCCTTTGATTTCGTATGATCAGACTTTGAATATCCAGCGTAATATGGAACAGCAGGGCTTTCCGATGGCTGTAATGTATAATCCCGACGGAAGCCTGACGTACAGTGCTGTTTATTGTGCTGTGGGAGATTTCTATAACGAAAGCTCTTATCAGGACCAGACAACACTGCAATATAAGAATACTTTTGGAGTAAACATTACTCCTATTAAAGATGTGCTGAAGTTCCGCGGAGATTTTACTTATGTCAATACGGCTTATAAGCGTAATCGTGTTTTGAATTATGTTCCTTACAGCACCGGTCCCGAACAGTTTGCGGAAAAGGGCAAGAGCATTATGATGGATAATAAAGATGAAACCCGTTACATGGCAGCCAACCTTAATGGTACTTGGACTCCGAAACTGGGAAAAAATCATGCTTTATCCGTAATGGGAGGCTGGAACCTGGAGACGTCGAATAAAGATACCTTTTATTCGGAAAGAGACGGTTTCCTTTTCCCCGACAGACCGAATTATGATTTGATGGACGGTTTGAACTATAAACTGGAACAAGGTGACAAGAACTGGTCTTATGTAGGTGTGTTCTATCGTTTGAACTATGGATACAAAGGACGTTATCTTATTGAAACAAGCGGACGTTATGACGGTTCGTCCAAATTCCCTGTTAATGAGATGTGGGGCTTCTTCCCTTCTGCTTCGGCGGCATGGCGTATCTCGGAAGAAAAGTTCATGGAGGGTACTCGTTCCTGGCTCGATAATCTGAAGTTGAGATTCTCAGTCGGTACATTGGGTAATGGTAATGTAGATCCCTATAAATTCCTACCCACCATGAGTATTGATAAAACCGGCGTGATTGTAGGCGACGGGCAAGTGAATTATACAAGTTATCCGGGATTGATTCCCAATAATCTGACTTGGGAAAAGGTTACCACATACGATGTGGGTGTAGACGTGGATATGTTTAAAAACCGCCTGACGATAGGATTCGATTGGTACCGCCGTAATACGACTGATATGTATACGGTAGGACCTACGCTTCCGGAAGTGTTGGGTACTACTCAACCCAAAGGCAACTATGCCGATCTGAAAACAAAAGGCTGGGAATTGACCCTTTCATGGAGAGATAATTTCAAACTGGCAGGCAGTGATTTCCATTATGGAGTGAAGTTCATGCTATGGGATAGCCAAAGCTGGATTACCAAATATAACAATGCTACCGGCAAGTTGAGTGATTACTATGAAGGTTACCGCATTGGTGACATTTGGGGATACAACATCGAAGGTTTGTTCACCAGTTATGATGAAATAGCCAACCATGCCGACCAGGATTATATGAAGATTTCCGACTCTAAGATATGGCAACCCGGTGACTTGAAGTTTGCCGATTTGAATGGAGACGGTAAAATTGACAAGGGTGCGCAAACGTTGAGCGATCATGGTGACTTGGTTATTGTCGGCAATGAGGAAGAACGTTATCATTACGGTTTCAATTTGAATGTAGGTTGGAAGGGTATCGGCATTTCCGCTTTCTTCCAAGGCGTAGGAAAAAGAGATTGGTATCCGGGACAGGAAACAGGATTCTTCTGGGGCAAGTACAACCGCCCTTACGGCTACTCACTGAAGATGCATGAGAACCGTTGGACGGAGGAGAATCCTAACCCCAACGCTTATTGGCCCCGTTTGGTGGGATATTCTTCTGAAAATGGCGGACGCCCGATGGGAACGCCGAATAACCGCTATATGCAGGATGCTTCTTACTTGCGTCTGAAAGCGCTGACCGTTGATTATTCATTGCCGCAGGCATGGGTGTCTAAGTTAGGACTGACCGGATTGAAGATTTATTTCACCGGCGAAAATCTCTTCACATTCTCCAATGTATGTGAGAATTTCGACCCTGAAGTGATCAAGGGCGGTGATGTCGATTTGAAAGACCGTAAAGGTGAGGAACAGGGATATAGTTATCCGATGCTGAAAACGTATACGGTAGGATTGAATGTTTCATTCTAA
- a CDS encoding glycoside hydrolase family 65 protein → MRMRNIVLAILLFTCVSLAAQDNGWKLTATDADAAYVGAPVANGGIGILPWKEPFSVRHVILNHVFENGGKHGVSRVLRGINPFLLSLKVDDVAVEGKNIAGWRQEIDMKAAAHITSFDALNKVKVRYSIRALRNMPYAGMIQVEIKALENCAVQVLQRTEVPKEYGVPDTVYTKMKGGQAGQYVVSVSAPSRYGTHKVTGSAGFVYEKKAFDFRLLKEAGAISISRTLQKGETVKFALLGTVCSTRDFADPYGESIRQVVYANYEGTDRLLEAHQATWDELWGGDVIIEGDEEAQRNVRFALYNLYSFGRAGSRLSIPPMGLSAQGYNGHIFWDTELWMYPPMLLLNQGIARSMMDYRTDRMEGAACRAYAHGYKGVMFPWESDDAGMESTPVWALTGPFEHHITADVAIAAWHYYCVTKDREWLVETGYPLLKEVAAFWESRVRKMPDGGYAIANVVGANEYASGVTDNAFTNGAAVCALKYAVSAAEACGEEAPAVWNDIAENLRFHSFGNGVTKEHEKYKGAMIKQADVNLLGYPLEVVTDPETLKKDLEYYAGKIDPKHGPAMSYSAFCVQYARLGDADKAYEMFRRSYVPNLRPPFGVLAETPTSQNPYFATGAGGLLQAVINGFAGLRITENGVVQLPSVLPKHWTKVVIKGVGPEKKDYVRERK, encoded by the coding sequence ATGCGGATGAGAAATATTGTTCTGGCAATTCTGCTATTCACTTGCGTGTCATTGGCTGCACAAGACAATGGCTGGAAATTGACTGCTACCGACGCCGACGCAGCCTATGTCGGTGCTCCGGTAGCCAATGGCGGTATCGGAATATTACCTTGGAAAGAACCTTTTTCGGTGCGGCATGTCATTCTGAACCATGTATTCGAGAACGGAGGTAAACATGGTGTCAGTCGGGTATTGCGGGGTATAAATCCTTTTTTGCTTTCGCTGAAGGTGGATGATGTGGCCGTTGAGGGGAAGAACATTGCCGGTTGGCGGCAGGAGATTGACATGAAGGCTGCTGCCCACATCACATCGTTTGATGCGCTGAATAAGGTGAAAGTGAGGTATAGTATTCGTGCGTTGAGGAATATGCCTTACGCCGGAATGATTCAGGTAGAAATAAAGGCTCTTGAGAACTGTGCGGTACAGGTGTTGCAGCGGACGGAAGTCCCGAAAGAATACGGTGTGCCCGATACGGTCTATACCAAGATGAAAGGCGGACAAGCCGGGCAGTACGTTGTGAGTGTCAGTGCGCCTTCTCGGTATGGTACGCACAAGGTGACGGGTTCGGCGGGCTTTGTTTATGAAAAGAAAGCGTTCGATTTCCGATTGTTGAAAGAAGCGGGGGCTATATCTATCTCCCGCACATTGCAGAAAGGAGAAACCGTAAAGTTTGCCCTTTTGGGTACGGTATGCTCCACCCGGGATTTTGCCGATCCTTATGGTGAATCCATACGCCAGGTTGTTTATGCCAATTATGAGGGGACGGATCGTTTGCTGGAAGCGCATCAGGCTACCTGGGACGAGCTTTGGGGAGGTGATGTAATTATAGAAGGAGATGAAGAGGCACAGCGCAATGTACGTTTTGCTCTTTATAATCTTTATTCTTTCGGACGGGCAGGAAGCCGTTTGAGCATTCCGCCGATGGGACTTTCGGCACAAGGATATAATGGACATATCTTTTGGGATACGGAATTGTGGATGTATCCGCCGATGCTATTGCTGAATCAAGGGATAGCCCGTTCCATGATGGATTATCGTACCGACCGCATGGAGGGGGCGGCTTGTCGTGCTTATGCCCATGGCTATAAAGGTGTCATGTTCCCTTGGGAGTCGGATGATGCCGGTATGGAGTCCACTCCTGTATGGGCTTTGACCGGACCGTTTGAACATCACATCACAGCCGATGTGGCAATTGCCGCCTGGCATTATTATTGTGTGACGAAAGATCGTGAATGGCTGGTCGAGACAGGCTATCCTTTGCTGAAAGAAGTTGCTGCATTTTGGGAAAGTCGTGTCAGGAAGATGCCCGACGGCGGTTATGCGATAGCCAATGTGGTGGGAGCCAATGAATATGCCAGCGGTGTGACGGATAACGCGTTTACCAATGGTGCGGCTGTTTGCGCCTTGAAGTATGCGGTAAGTGCAGCCGAAGCCTGCGGGGAAGAAGCCCCCGCCGTATGGAACGATATTGCGGAGAATCTGCGCTTTCACTCGTTTGGCAACGGGGTGACGAAAGAGCATGAAAAGTATAAAGGAGCTATGATTAAGCAAGCGGACGTCAATCTGTTGGGCTATCCGCTGGAGGTGGTTACCGATCCTGAAACTTTAAAGAAAGATTTGGAGTATTATGCCGGGAAGATAGATCCGAAGCATGGTCCTGCAATGTCCTATTCTGCTTTCTGTGTGCAGTATGCCCGTTTGGGTGATGCGGATAAAGCCTATGAAATGTTCCGCCGTTCTTATGTCCCTAATTTGCGTCCTCCCTTTGGAGTGTTGGCGGAAACTCCCACCAGTCAGAATCCTTATTTTGCCACAGGTGCAGGAGGATTGCTGCAAGCTGTTATCAACGGCTTTGCCGGGTTAAGGATAACGGAAAACGGGGTGGTGCAACTGCCTTCGGTATTGCCGAAACATTGGACGAAGGTTGTCATAAAAGGAGTGGGTCCTGAAAAAAAAGACTACGTAAGAGAACGAAAATAG